A window from Prinia subflava isolate CZ2003 ecotype Zambia chromosome Z, Cam_Psub_1.2, whole genome shotgun sequence encodes these proteins:
- the LOC134563864 gene encoding eukaryotic translation initiation factor 4E, translating into MAAVEPETTPNPQPAEEEKTEPAPSQEVASPEQYIKHPLQNRWALWFFKNDKSKTWQANLRLISKFDTVEDFWALYNHIQLSSNLMPGCDYSLFKDGIEPMWEDEKNKRGGRWLITLNKQQRRSDLDRFWLETLLCLIGESFDDYSDDVCGAVVNVRTKGDKIAIWTTECENRDAVTHIGRVYKERLGLPPKIVIGYQSHADTATKSGSTTKNRFVV; encoded by the exons ATGGCGGCGGTGGAGCCG GAAACAACTCCCAACCCCCAAcctgcagaagaggagaaaacCGAGCCAGCACCTAGCCAGGAGGTTGCCAGCCCTGAACAGTATATTAAACATCCACTACAAAACAG ATGGGCACtctggttttttaaaaatgacaagAGCAAAACTTGGCAAGCAAATCTTCGTCTTATCTCAAAGTTCGATACTGTTGAAGATTTTTGGGC TTTATACAACCATATCCAGCTCTCTAGTAATTTAATGCCTGGCTGTGACTACTCACTCTTTAAG GATGGGATTGAACCCATGtgggaagatgaaaaaaacaagCGAGGAGGCCGATGGCTAATTACACTaaacaagcagcagagaagaagTGACCTTGATCGCTTCTGGCTAGAGACA ctgctgtgccttaTTGGGGAGTCATTCGATGACTACAGTGATGATGTATGTGGTGCTGTTGTTAATGTTAGAACTAAGGGTGATAAGATAGCAATATGGACAACTGAATGTGAAAACAGGGATGCTGTTACGCATATAGG gagaGTATACAAGGAAAGATTAGGACTTCCTCCAAAGATAGTGATTGGTTATCAGTCCCATGCAGACACAGCTACTAAGAGCGGCTCCACCACTAAAAATAGGTTTGTTGTTTAA